TCGCCGTACCGTGACTTCTACGTGTGGCGCGACCGGCCGCCCAGGAAGCAGCAGCAGGTGGTGTTCCCCGGCGAGGAGGACAGCGTCTGGGAGTACGACGAGCGCACCGATCAGTACTATCTGCACAGCTTCTACCGGCACCAACCCGACCTCAACGTCGCCAACCCCGAGGTGCGCGACGAGATCGCCCAGACGATGGGATTGTGGCTGGAGCTCGGCGTGGCCGGGTTCCGGGTCGACGCGGTGCCCTTCCTCATCCAGCCGCCCGACGGCAGCGAGGTCGGTGATCCCCACGAGTTCCTGCGGGACCTCCGTCGCTTCCTGCAGCGCCGCTCGAGCGAGGCCATCCTCCTCGGCGAGGTGAACCTGCCCTACGAGGGGCAGGTCGAGTTCTTCGGTCACGTCGATGCCCCGGCCGAGCTCACGATGCAGTTCGACTTCCCCGCGATGCAGCGCGCCTACCTGTCGCTCGTGCGTGAGGACGCCACGCCGCTCGCCGAGATGCTCGCATCGCGGCCGGAGGTGCGGATCGAGGCGCAGTGGGCGAACTTCGTGCGCAATCACGACGAACTCACCCTCGATCAGCTGAGCGAAGAGGAGCGGCAGGAGGTGTTCGACGCACTCGCTCCCGAGGAGTGGATGCGCGTCTACGGGCGCGGGATCGCCCGCCGGCTTCCGCCGATGCTCGACGGTGATCCGCGACGCGTCGCGATGATGTACAGCCTCATGTTCTCGCTGCCGGGCACGCCGGTGCTGTTCTACGGCGAGGAGATCGGCATGGGCGAGAACCGGGAACGGGGCGGCAGACTGACGGTGCGCACGCCCATGCAGTGGTCGGACGAAGCGAACGGCGGCTTCTCCCGGGCTCCCAAGAGCAAGCTCGTGGCACAACCGCCGAACGACGGCTACGCACCGGAACACGTGAATGTCGAGGCGCAGATGCACGACACCGACTCGCTCCTCGCCCTGATCAGGTCGTTCGCGCACCGGTACCGCAGTTCACCCGAGATCGGCTGGGGAACCCTCGAGATCCTGGAGCACGCCGAGCGGGCGGTACTGGCGCACCGACTGACCACGGAGCTGGGAAGCTTCGTCGCGCTCCACAACTTCGCGCCCCGTGCGGTGACGGTGCAGCTCACGCTGGGAGCGGTCGCCGAGCAAGCCCGACTCTCGGATCTCTTCGCCGTGACCGTCGTGCCGATCCACGAGAATGGGCGCACCGAGGTCGAGCTCGGGGCATACGGCTACCGCTGGTTCCGCATCGTCGACTCGTCAGACCGCCGGCTGACGTGAACCGATCGGCGGCGGCATCCGCGTGCCTCGAGGCCGTCAGCTCGCGCGCGCCTCGCGGTCCTCGCGCACGCGCTGCCCGACGACCGCCGAGACTCCGTCTTGACGCATCGAGACGCCGTAGAGTGAGTCGGCGATCTCCATCGTGCGCTTCTGGTGCGTGATGACGATGAGCTGGCTCGACTCGCGCAGGTCTTCGAGGGTCGTGAGCAGGCGGCCGAGGTTCGCGTCGTCGAGAGCCGCCTCGACCTCGTCGAGGATGTAGAACGGGCTCGGCCGAGCCTTGAAGATCGCGATGAGCAACGCGACCGCCGCAAGCGAGCGCTCGCCGCCCGACAGGAGCGAGAGGCGCTCGATCTTCTTGCCGGCGG
The Agromyces albus DNA segment above includes these coding regions:
- a CDS encoding alpha-amylase family glycosyl hydrolase, with protein sequence MNHTSDQHPWFRSARRSRNSPYRDFYVWRDRPPRKQQQVVFPGEEDSVWEYDERTDQYYLHSFYRHQPDLNVANPEVRDEIAQTMGLWLELGVAGFRVDAVPFLIQPPDGSEVGDPHEFLRDLRRFLQRRSSEAILLGEVNLPYEGQVEFFGHVDAPAELTMQFDFPAMQRAYLSLVREDATPLAEMLASRPEVRIEAQWANFVRNHDELTLDQLSEEERQEVFDALAPEEWMRVYGRGIARRLPPMLDGDPRRVAMMYSLMFSLPGTPVLFYGEEIGMGENRERGGRLTVRTPMQWSDEANGGFSRAPKSKLVAQPPNDGYAPEHVNVEAQMHDTDSLLALIRSFAHRYRSSPEIGWGTLEILEHAERAVLAHRLTTELGSFVALHNFAPRAVTVQLTLGAVAEQARLSDLFAVTVVPIHENGRTEVELGAYGYRWFRIVDSSDRRLT